The genomic window ACTCGAGCTTGAGCCCCGCGGCGGCTTCCGCGGCGAGGGCGGGCGTGAGGACCTTCCCCCGCAGCAGCGATTCCAGGTCCGTCGGCCGGTGGAACTTGTTGGCGCACCCCACCACGACCACCCGGAGGTCGGCCAGGGCCCCGCTCCCGTTCCGTTCGGCCAAGACCGAGACGTTGAAGGCGGAGTAGTCGAAGCGCGTCCGGGCGACCCGCCGATAGGCGGCTTTCCAGGGCTTGTCGGCGAAGCGGACCGCCGTGATGAGGCTCCCCTTGCGCACGTCGCGGTCGGTGACGTACTCGGCGACGGGGTACGAGCCCTCGCTGGCGCCGACGAGGTCGACCTGGGCGTCCAGCGCCAGCAGGGGGCCCACCAGGTCCGACCAGATGGGGAACTGGGCGATGGAACCGCCCAGCGTGGCCCGGTTCCGCAACGGCGTGGACAGGGCCCCGCCCAGGGCGCGGACCAGGATGTGGCCCGGGTCCACGTTCCGGAGGTGGCGGACCGTGTCCGCGAAGCACACCGCCGCCCCGAACTCCACCTGGCCGTCTCTTCGCTGGAAGTGACGTATCGGGAGACGGGAGAGGTCCACGAAGCCGGCGACGCGCTCCGCGGCGCCGCCCATGAGGATGCCGAGCCCCCCGCCGTGGGGGATGAGCCCCTTGCGGGCCACCAGCTCGGCCGCCTCCTCGATGTTGTCCGGATAATGCCAGGTAATTTCTTCCATAAGGCACCCTGAGATGAAGATGGCATCCGCGCATTTCGCCTGA from Acidobacteriota bacterium includes these protein-coding regions:
- a CDS encoding FAD binding domain-containing protein yields the protein MEEITWHYPDNIEEAAELVARKGLIPHGGGLGILMGGAAERVAGFVDLSRLPIRHFQRRDGQVEFGAAVCFADTVRHLRNVDPGHILVRALGGALSTPLRNRATLGGSIAQFPIWSDLVGPLLALDAQVDLVGASEGSYPVAEYVTDRDVRKGSLITAVRFADKPWKAAYRRVARTRFDYSAFNVSVLAERNGSGALADLRVVVVGCANKFHRPTDLESLLRGKVLTPALAAEAAAGLKLEFPAKKVGSPEYLKELARVELERALLDITE